One window from the genome of Maridesulfovibrio zosterae DSM 11974 encodes:
- a CDS encoding S-layer homology domain-containing protein produces the protein MKMKMKQSLIFFTGMLLILSFVGCGKKVTPQSIEDNPAHHYLMGMELIDQGMPDKAFVRFERAVALDPEYAPAIAGKALVYAIRAEAESDEKYSAADAERAVDQFDKAVSEASSDRTYKFGVYVTGIRIYTRIASRGWLERAEDLYSDAKLMVKEVKEEDLPYYRNIEALHYFMGEAYFKGGEFRKAEDILGIVLAASPGKWHDKSNALYTRCQKILRAMSNYTLTDVAKKIAVKDKVDRADVAALLVDELHMDRLFAGRIPVPGKNMKASFTPADVVGHMFEPEIMTVLKWNVRGLQPIYDETTRAELFFPKKPMTRKELAFVLEDVLIKLTGDKTMSSQHLGQDKSLYPDVNPTDAWYNAIVTVVNRNLMETDLSGAFSPDGNMDGADLILSLMRLRNIMNVY, from the coding sequence ATGAAGATGAAAATGAAACAATCCTTAATATTTTTTACAGGCATGCTTTTGATCCTGTCTTTTGTCGGATGTGGAAAGAAAGTTACTCCTCAGTCCATCGAGGATAATCCGGCTCATCATTATCTGATGGGCATGGAGCTGATTGATCAGGGAATGCCGGACAAAGCGTTTGTGCGTTTTGAAAGAGCAGTCGCCCTTGATCCTGAATATGCTCCTGCTATTGCAGGCAAGGCTCTGGTCTATGCCATCCGTGCAGAAGCTGAAAGCGATGAAAAATACAGCGCTGCAGATGCCGAGCGGGCTGTCGATCAGTTTGACAAGGCTGTTTCTGAAGCAAGCAGTGACAGAACATATAAGTTCGGCGTGTATGTGACCGGAATAAGAATCTACACTCGCATTGCTTCCCGAGGATGGCTGGAAAGGGCTGAAGACCTTTATTCTGATGCCAAACTCATGGTCAAGGAAGTAAAGGAGGAAGACCTTCCTTATTATAGAAACATCGAAGCTCTTCATTACTTTATGGGTGAAGCCTACTTCAAGGGCGGAGAATTCCGTAAGGCTGAAGATATACTCGGAATCGTTCTGGCTGCTTCCCCCGGCAAATGGCATGATAAGTCCAACGCTTTATATACCCGTTGTCAGAAAATTCTGCGGGCCATGAGCAATTATACCCTTACCGACGTTGCTAAAAAAATTGCGGTAAAGGATAAGGTTGATCGTGCTGACGTTGCTGCTCTTCTTGTTGACGAGTTGCATATGGACAGACTTTTTGCCGGACGCATTCCTGTTCCCGGTAAGAATATGAAGGCCTCTTTTACTCCTGCCGATGTGGTTGGGCATATGTTTGAGCCTGAAATTATGACCGTGCTCAAATGGAATGTGCGTGGATTGCAACCTATCTACGATGAAACCACACGTGCTGAGCTGTTTTTTCCTAAAAAGCCTATGACCCGCAAGGAGCTGGCTTTTGTTCTGGAAGATGTGCTCATCAAGCTGACCGGAGATAAAACCATGTCCAGCCAGCATCTGGGACAGGACAAATCTCTTTACCCTGATGTGAATCCGACTGACGCATGGTATAATGCGATCGTGACAGTTGTTAACAGAAATCTGATGGAAACCGACCTTTCAGGTGCCTTCAGTCCTGATGGCAACATGGACGGTGCAGATTTGATTCTTTCCCTTATGCGTCTGCGTAATATAATGAATGTTTACTAG